A genomic segment from Gilvibacter sp. SZ-19 encodes:
- a CDS encoding GMC oxidoreductase → MTSCFLPNPDAEYDAIVVGTGISGGWAAKELCENGLKTLVLERGRMVEHPQDYTTANLDPWDLPNGGTASRETRLKKPKQHRTGYVTNEAHQHFFVDDQKHPYNEDRRFDWIRGYHVGGRSLMWGRQSYRMGDIDFEANKKEGIAVDWPVRYADVKEWYDYVEDYIGVSGTNLGLDILPDGKFLKPMELNCVEEHLQEKIAENFDDGRVLTIGRAAHITEGTKPGKGRSQCLYRNRCMRGCPYGAYFSSNSSTLPAAEATGNMTLRPNSIVYEVIYDDATQQATGVRVIDAETKEKIEFKAQIIFLCASAVASTSILLQSKSDRFPNGLGNDSGELGHNLMDHHFRVGAQGKAVGFDDKYFKGRRANGIYIPRFRNLGGDTDVATFKRGYGYQGGANRGSYGDMVAELKYGPELKEAILKPGEWSMNLLGFGETLPDHSNRMYLDYDKLDEWGLPTVTFDADFGENELAMREDMKEQAAKMLETAGFTDIVTYDDIGGMGLGIHEMGTARMGRDPKTSVLNKWNQVHACKNVYVTDGSFMTSAGCHNPSLGYMAFTARAANHAAEQFKKMKEA, encoded by the coding sequence ATGACAAGTTGTTTTCTCCCAAATCCTGATGCTGAATACGATGCGATCGTAGTAGGTACGGGGATTTCTGGCGGATGGGCCGCCAAAGAGCTCTGTGAGAACGGCCTTAAGACCTTGGTCTTGGAGCGCGGTCGCATGGTTGAGCACCCACAAGACTACACTACGGCTAATTTAGATCCTTGGGATCTGCCAAACGGAGGTACTGCTTCCCGCGAAACTCGACTAAAGAAACCCAAACAACACCGTACAGGTTATGTGACCAACGAAGCGCACCAGCATTTCTTTGTAGATGACCAAAAACACCCATACAACGAAGACCGTCGTTTCGATTGGATCCGAGGTTATCACGTTGGGGGTAGATCACTGATGTGGGGGCGTCAGAGCTACCGCATGGGAGATATCGATTTTGAGGCCAACAAAAAAGAAGGCATTGCCGTGGATTGGCCAGTTCGTTATGCGGACGTAAAAGAGTGGTATGACTATGTAGAAGATTATATAGGAGTAAGTGGAACCAATCTTGGGCTGGACATTTTACCTGACGGGAAGTTCCTAAAACCAATGGAGCTTAATTGTGTAGAAGAACACTTACAAGAAAAGATCGCCGAAAACTTTGACGATGGTCGTGTTTTGACTATCGGGCGAGCAGCTCACATCACAGAAGGAACCAAGCCTGGAAAAGGGCGTTCTCAGTGTTTGTATAGAAACCGCTGTATGCGCGGTTGTCCTTACGGAGCTTACTTTAGTTCCAACAGTAGTACTTTACCTGCTGCGGAGGCGACCGGGAATATGACATTAAGACCGAACTCTATAGTTTATGAGGTGATCTATGACGATGCCACCCAACAAGCAACTGGAGTTCGCGTGATCGATGCCGAGACCAAAGAGAAGATAGAGTTTAAAGCTCAGATCATTTTCCTTTGTGCATCTGCTGTTGCATCGACCTCTATTCTACTACAATCTAAATCAGATCGTTTTCCTAACGGACTTGGAAATGATTCTGGAGAGCTAGGCCACAACCTTATGGACCACCACTTTAGAGTAGGAGCCCAAGGAAAGGCTGTCGGTTTTGACGATAAATATTTTAAAGGCCGCCGAGCCAACGGAATCTACATTCCTCGTTTTAGAAATTTAGGTGGAGATACCGACGTTGCTACCTTTAAACGTGGTTACGGATATCAAGGTGGAGCCAATCGTGGATCTTATGGCGATATGGTAGCCGAATTGAAATACGGCCCAGAACTTAAAGAAGCTATTTTAAAGCCAGGAGAATGGAGCATGAACTTGCTCGGTTTTGGTGAGACCTTACCAGACCACAGCAATCGTATGTATTTAGACTACGACAAGCTTGACGAATGGGGCTTGCCTACCGTTACTTTCGACGCTGATTTTGGTGAGAACGAACTTGCCATGCGTGAAGACATGAAAGAACAAGCGGCTAAGATGTTAGAGACAGCTGGCTTTACAGACATTGTGACTTATGACGATATTGGAGGAATGGGTCTTGGAATCCACGAAATGGGAACTGCTCGTATGGGTCGTGACCCTAAAACCTCAGTACTGAATAAGTGGAACCAGGTTCATGCCTGTAAGAACGTATATGTAACAGATGGCTCCTTTATGACCTCTGCCGGGTGTCATAACCCGTCACTAGGGTATATGGCCTTTACCGCTCGTGCAGCGAATCACGCGGCAGAGCAATTCAAGAAAATGAAAGAAGCATAA
- a CDS encoding gluconate 2-dehydrogenase subunit 3 family protein encodes MDRRQALKNIGLTTGFVVASPALFSLLESCTSSDPKWVPVFMDETQAMIVGRFADVFLPKTEETPAATELNVVQFIDTYWNEVSTLKYQGKIQTVFGEVIGMMKAEHGEDLSVMTDENYMAFLDANMLHPRDEKRDPPGTNQSVEALEDDTPLTVSKFLNGLKWMCINGYLTTQQMGEEYLVYEPVPGTYVCDDLQTLTGGKRYSL; translated from the coding sequence ATGGATAGAAGACAAGCATTAAAGAATATTGGACTTACTACAGGTTTTGTAGTGGCTTCACCTGCGCTCTTTAGTTTATTGGAGAGCTGCACCAGTTCTGACCCAAAATGGGTTCCGGTTTTTATGGATGAGACCCAAGCGATGATCGTTGGCCGTTTTGCCGATGTTTTCCTCCCTAAAACAGAGGAGACTCCAGCCGCGACCGAACTCAACGTAGTTCAGTTTATCGACACCTATTGGAACGAGGTTTCTACACTAAAGTACCAAGGAAAGATACAAACCGTATTTGGAGAAGTTATTGGAATGATGAAAGCTGAGCATGGCGAAGATCTTTCTGTCATGACAGACGAGAACTATATGGCCTTTTTAGATGCCAATATGTTACACCCTAGAGACGAAAAGCGTGATCCACCAGGGACCAATCAGAGTGTCGAGGCCTTAGAGGATGACACACCGCTTACTGTCTCGAAGTTCTTGAACGGACTCAAATGGATGTGCATTAACGGCTACTTGACTACCCAACAAATGGGTGAAGAGTACTTGGTCTACGAACCTGTACCGGGAACCTATGTTTGCGACGACTTGCAGACACTCACAGGAGGAAAACGTTATTCACTATAG
- a CDS encoding hydroxypyruvate isomerase family protein: protein MERRQFINNVALASVGASFLGGSLKAHAANAFVTAKNKFPLHFAPHDGMFKAHAGADILDQIQFMADQGFTAFEDNELKGRSIATQEAMAALLKKHNMTMGVFVAHKIYWSEPNLASGKEDYLKEFLADIKDSVAVAKRIGAKWMTVVPGHVDLRLSKDYQTANVVNALRKACEILEPHGLVMVLEPLNFRNHPGLFLTESPQAYQICKAVNSPSCKILFDIYHQQIQEGNLIPNIETCWDEIAYFQIGDNPGRNEPGTGEINYRNVFKYIHDRGFKGVLGMEHGNSMPDKAGEQAVINAYLTASNFD, encoded by the coding sequence ATGGAAAGAAGACAATTCATAAATAATGTAGCGCTCGCCTCGGTGGGCGCTTCGTTTTTAGGAGGCAGCCTTAAAGCGCATGCTGCCAACGCTTTTGTAACGGCAAAGAACAAATTTCCACTGCATTTTGCACCGCATGATGGCATGTTCAAGGCCCATGCAGGAGCAGACATTTTAGATCAGATCCAATTTATGGCAGATCAGGGCTTCACGGCTTTCGAAGACAACGAGCTCAAAGGTAGATCGATTGCAACCCAAGAGGCCATGGCGGCTTTGCTTAAAAAGCACAACATGACCATGGGGGTCTTTGTAGCGCATAAGATCTATTGGAGCGAACCCAACTTAGCCAGCGGCAAGGAAGATTATCTTAAAGAGTTTTTAGCCGACATTAAAGATTCTGTAGCCGTTGCCAAGCGTATTGGCGCCAAATGGATGACTGTAGTGCCAGGCCACGTAGACCTCAGACTTTCTAAAGATTATCAAACCGCCAATGTCGTAAACGCCTTGCGAAAAGCTTGCGAAATTTTAGAGCCTCACGGATTGGTCATGGTTTTGGAACCCTTGAATTTTAGAAACCATCCGGGACTTTTCTTGACCGAATCGCCTCAGGCCTATCAGATCTGTAAAGCGGTGAACAGTCCTTCATGTAAAATTCTATTTGACATCTATCATCAGCAAATACAAGAAGGAAATCTTATTCCAAACATAGAAACTTGTTGGGACGAGATTGCCTATTTCCAAATAGGAGACAATCCGGGGCGTAATGAACCCGGCACGGGAGAGATCAATTACCGAAATGTCTTTAAGTACATTCACGATCGCGGCTTCAAAGGAGTTTTAGGAATGGAACACGGCAACTCCATGCCTGACAAAGCAGGAGAACAGGCCGTGATCAATGCTTATTTAACTGCGTCAAACTTCGATTAA
- a CDS encoding P-II family nitrogen regulator: protein MKKIEAIIRKSKFEEVKQALHEVEVNFFSYWDVSGQGNEKHGSVYRGVPYKTSDIQRRWLSIVVNDDFEERTIKAIIESAKTGSVGDGKIFVSAIEEVYRIRTGERGGQTL from the coding sequence ATGAAGAAAATCGAGGCGATCATCAGGAAATCAAAGTTCGAAGAAGTAAAACAGGCTCTGCACGAAGTGGAGGTGAATTTCTTCTCTTATTGGGACGTGTCTGGGCAAGGCAACGAAAAACACGGATCTGTTTACCGTGGTGTTCCCTACAAGACCAGCGATATCCAACGCCGATGGCTTTCTATCGTGGTCAATGACGACTTTGAAGAGCGCACCATTAAAGCAATAATAGAATCTGCCAAAACCGGCAGCGTGGGCGACGGAAAGATCTTTGTGAGCGCAATAGAAGAAGTATACAGAATTCGCACCGGAGAACGCGGTGGGCAAACCCTATAA
- a CDS encoding ammonium transporter, which translates to MEHAVFTINNVWMMISIGLVFIMHLGFASLESGLTRSKNTINILFKNVMILAIGLSTYAFFGFSLMYPGEAFAGDYFGFKGFGLPLPNGGLTETYNVGYTFYTEFLFQAMFAATAATIVSGAVAERIKINSFLIFSLFYVGLIYPMVGMWHWGGGFLAEMNFHDFAGSTLVHSVGGWAALIAVILLGPRIGKYTADGIKPIFGHNVPLATLGVFLLWFGWFGFNGGSVLSADPATVSLVLVTTSLAAATGAVGAFFTSYIKFRSYDVTMILNGVLAGLVGITAGADVMSPNEAMIIGAISGGLCVLAISTIDRLKLDDPVGAISVHLVCGVFGTLAVGIFGDKAGLGQLWIQTKAILIIAGFCCLTSFVILYAIKRTMGLRVTAREEIEGLDTHEHGMTAYPDFRLNEH; encoded by the coding sequence ATGGAACACGCAGTTTTTACCATCAACAACGTATGGATGATGATCTCAATTGGTTTGGTATTCATCATGCACTTGGGCTTTGCCTCTTTGGAATCTGGCCTAACACGGTCTAAAAATACCATCAACATCCTCTTTAAAAATGTAATGATACTGGCTATCGGGCTTTCTACTTACGCCTTCTTTGGGTTTAGCCTCATGTACCCCGGAGAAGCTTTTGCTGGTGATTACTTTGGTTTTAAAGGGTTCGGGCTGCCGCTCCCCAATGGCGGCCTGACCGAAACCTACAATGTGGGTTATACCTTTTATACCGAATTCTTGTTCCAAGCCATGTTTGCCGCAACAGCAGCTACCATTGTTTCAGGAGCTGTAGCCGAACGCATCAAGATCAACAGCTTTCTGATCTTTTCGCTATTCTACGTAGGCCTTATTTACCCGATGGTTGGTATGTGGCACTGGGGTGGTGGTTTCTTGGCAGAAATGAACTTTCACGACTTTGCAGGCTCTACTTTAGTGCATTCTGTAGGCGGATGGGCCGCCTTGATCGCTGTTATCTTATTAGGCCCTAGAATTGGAAAATATACTGCGGATGGAATAAAACCCATCTTCGGACACAATGTACCCTTAGCGACCCTGGGTGTATTTCTACTGTGGTTTGGTTGGTTTGGATTTAATGGTGGATCCGTGCTGAGCGCGGACCCCGCCACAGTATCGCTGGTGTTGGTTACTACCTCATTGGCGGCAGCCACGGGCGCTGTAGGTGCTTTCTTTACTTCCTATATTAAGTTTAGATCTTATGACGTGACAATGATTCTCAACGGCGTCCTTGCTGGTTTGGTTGGAATAACTGCGGGCGCCGATGTCATGTCGCCTAACGAAGCAATGATTATTGGAGCGATATCAGGAGGACTCTGCGTATTGGCCATTAGCACTATCGATCGTTTAAAATTAGACGATCCGGTAGGGGCTATCTCTGTGCATTTGGTTTGCGGTGTTTTTGGAACCTTAGCCGTAGGTATCTTCGGAGACAAAGCCGGATTGGGGCAATTGTGGATACAGACCAAAGCAATTTTGATCATCGCTGGATTCTGCTGTTTAACCTCTTTTGTGATCCTGTACGCCATTAAGCGCACCATGGGACTGCGCGTTACCGCAAGAGAAGAGATAGAAGGCTTAGACACCCACGAACACGGCATGACCGCTTACCCCGATTTTAGACTGAACGAGCATTAA
- the metK gene encoding methionine adenosyltransferase, translating into MAYLFTSESVSEGHPDKISDQISDALLDHFLAFDPEAKVACETLVTTGQVVLAGEVKSNTYLDVQQIAREVINKIGYTKGAYQFSGDSCGVISLIHEQSQDINQGVDRASKEEQGAGDQGMMFGYATSETENYMPLALEISHSILQELAAIRRENNQITYLRPDSKSQVTIEYSDDNIPQRIDAIVISTQHDDFDSDDDRMLAKIKKDLIEILIPRVKSKLPAYAQALFNDDIKYHINPTGKFVIGGPHGDTGLTGRKIIVDTYGGKGAHGGGAFSGKDPSKVDRSAAYAARHIAKNLVAAGVAKEVLVQVSYAIGVVEPTSIFVDTYGTAQVAMSDGEIAQKVAEIFDMRPAAIESRLKLRSPMYSETAAYGHMGRKPETVHKIFESPYSGRVEKTVELFTWEKLDYVDQVKSAFNL; encoded by the coding sequence ATGGCCTATTTATTTACCTCTGAAAGCGTATCAGAAGGACACCCAGATAAAATTTCCGATCAGATCAGCGATGCACTGCTGGACCATTTTCTAGCCTTTGACCCAGAAGCCAAAGTTGCTTGCGAAACCTTAGTAACGACTGGACAGGTGGTTTTGGCCGGCGAAGTGAAGAGCAATACCTATTTGGATGTACAACAAATAGCCCGAGAAGTGATCAACAAGATCGGATATACCAAAGGTGCCTATCAGTTTAGTGGTGATTCCTGCGGAGTGATCTCATTGATCCACGAGCAATCTCAGGATATCAACCAAGGAGTTGACCGCGCTAGCAAAGAAGAGCAAGGTGCCGGAGACCAGGGAATGATGTTTGGCTATGCCACTAGCGAGACCGAAAATTATATGCCTTTGGCTTTAGAGATCTCTCACTCAATTTTACAGGAACTGGCTGCCATCCGCAGAGAAAACAATCAGATCACTTACCTGCGTCCAGACAGCAAGAGTCAAGTCACCATAGAATACAGTGACGACAATATACCTCAGCGCATTGACGCCATAGTGATCTCTACCCAGCACGACGATTTTGACAGCGACGACGACCGCATGCTAGCCAAGATCAAAAAAGACCTCATTGAGATATTGATCCCTAGAGTGAAAAGCAAATTGCCTGCTTATGCGCAGGCACTTTTCAACGACGATATTAAATACCACATCAACCCTACCGGAAAATTTGTGATTGGTGGCCCACACGGTGATACGGGACTTACTGGCCGTAAGATCATTGTAGACACCTATGGCGGCAAAGGCGCTCATGGTGGTGGAGCCTTTAGCGGAAAGGACCCGTCTAAGGTAGACCGCTCTGCCGCTTACGCAGCCAGACATATCGCCAAGAATTTAGTTGCTGCAGGAGTCGCTAAGGAAGTTTTGGTACAAGTGTCTTATGCCATTGGCGTAGTAGAACCGACCTCTATCTTTGTAGATACCTATGGTACTGCCCAAGTAGCCATGTCCGATGGTGAAATAGCTCAAAAAGTTGCAGAAATCTTTGACATGCGCCCAGCGGCTATTGAAAGCCGATTGAAATTGCGCAGCCCTATGTATTCTGAAACTGCTGCTTACGGACATATGGGTCGCAAGCCGGAAACAGTGCACAAGATATTTGAAAGTCCATACTCGGGGCGCGTAGAAAAAACCGTAGAGCTCTTTACTTGGGAAAAGCTCGATTATGTAGACCAGGTAAAATCGGCCTTTAACTTATAA
- a CDS encoding carboxypeptidase regulatory-like domain-containing protein — MKKLLFISILLSLFSFDADAQSIKLRGVIKDSIGEPLELANIIATIKETGEIESYAITNYEGRYQLDLPTNNTYTLKASFLGLETVEFDLNVPEGASDMTRDVTLNPAPNQLDGVEIVYEMPVTVKGDTIVYNADSFTTGNERKLEDVMKQLPGVEVNDDGEIEVEGKTVSKVMVEGKDFFDGDSKLATKNIPADAVDKVEVLRNYNEVDQMRGLGNDQDNIAINIKLKEGKKNFWFGEVSGGIGFDSKEKERYLIYPKLFYYSPDYSVNIITDFNDIGQVPFTFRDYFNFTGGFRNFNRGGGTNFNINTGDLGFAVGQNNRANAIETSFLAANFSWNASKSLDISGFSILSDNRTSYITNTIRNYVATGITETTNNINDQRTQLGMLKMSAIYKPNSNFQLDYDVLGKTSDQSEVSAIVSTVNNNPNEINEDENTTPFSINQNINAYYTLDENNIFAGQVQHLYQDEDPFYSVIQDSIPFRGVFTQVNPAAPFDSSQDTFDPLQRMDRYDVNQQRRIKTNKLDAKVDYYYVINNKSNVNINVGATLSRQDFNSGIFQEFMFTGPPSAFEDDEFNNDVTFNFSDYFIGVNYKFKTGIFTFTPGATLHNYRVKSEQLGSVSENNEWLVLPNFNAIVELKKSENIRLNYSIQAQYTDVNNFAEGYIFNNYNRLFRGNRNLENAFVHNYNLTYFSFNMFNYTNVSANINYTRRIEAIKNNTQLAGITQVSNPINLDSNFADETLSAFARFTKNIKRLRFAVGGNVSWGKFNNIINEDIRESINFTQSYNGSLRTSFREWPNIELGYRLTLNNYDNAGVESTFTTHQPFVNFDAVFLQNFTFNAEWSYFNYTDAAGTIENTYSFLDANLYYREKDSKWEYQLQATNLLDVDFLNNDSFNENFNNTSQFFVLPRIVMLIVRYEL; from the coding sequence ATGAAGAAATTACTCTTTATAAGCATCCTATTGTCTTTATTTAGCTTTGACGCAGACGCCCAGAGCATTAAATTAAGAGGGGTTATCAAAGACTCTATCGGAGAACCTTTGGAACTTGCAAACATTATCGCCACCATTAAAGAAACAGGCGAGATCGAGTCTTACGCTATTACCAATTACGAAGGGCGTTATCAATTAGACTTACCGACTAACAATACCTACACACTTAAGGCTAGCTTTTTAGGCCTAGAGACAGTGGAGTTCGATTTGAATGTTCCAGAAGGGGCTTCGGACATGACCCGAGACGTAACCTTGAACCCAGCACCCAATCAATTGGATGGGGTAGAGATAGTCTACGAGATGCCGGTTACCGTAAAGGGCGATACTATTGTCTACAATGCGGATTCCTTTACCACAGGGAACGAACGCAAATTAGAAGACGTGATGAAACAGCTCCCCGGAGTTGAGGTCAATGACGACGGAGAGATAGAAGTAGAAGGGAAGACTGTTTCTAAGGTCATGGTAGAAGGCAAGGACTTCTTTGACGGAGATTCCAAGCTGGCTACCAAGAATATACCTGCAGATGCGGTAGACAAGGTGGAGGTATTGCGAAATTACAACGAGGTAGACCAGATGCGTGGGCTTGGTAATGATCAAGATAACATTGCTATAAACATTAAGCTAAAAGAAGGGAAGAAGAACTTCTGGTTTGGTGAGGTTTCTGGTGGAATCGGATTTGATAGCAAGGAGAAAGAGCGCTATTTGATTTACCCTAAACTGTTCTACTACAGTCCGGATTACAGTGTGAATATAATCACAGACTTCAATGATATTGGGCAAGTGCCTTTTACGTTTAGAGACTATTTCAACTTTACGGGAGGATTTAGAAATTTCAATCGCGGCGGAGGTACTAATTTCAATATCAATACTGGAGACTTAGGTTTTGCAGTGGGCCAAAATAACCGCGCCAATGCCATCGAAACCTCCTTCTTGGCAGCGAACTTTAGTTGGAACGCGAGCAAGTCATTAGACATCAGTGGTTTTTCTATTCTTTCAGATAATAGAACCAGCTATATTACTAATACGATCCGTAACTATGTGGCTACGGGAATTACAGAGACCACAAACAATATTAACGATCAGCGCACCCAGTTGGGGATGCTCAAGATGAGTGCTATTTACAAGCCGAACTCGAATTTCCAGTTGGATTATGATGTCCTTGGAAAGACCTCTGATCAAAGTGAGGTGAGCGCTATCGTCTCCACAGTAAATAATAATCCGAACGAGATCAACGAGGACGAGAATACCACGCCTTTCTCTATAAATCAAAACATCAATGCCTATTACACCTTAGATGAGAACAACATCTTTGCTGGGCAGGTGCAGCATTTGTATCAAGACGAGGATCCTTTTTACAGTGTGATCCAAGATTCGATTCCGTTTAGAGGAGTCTTTACGCAAGTGAATCCGGCGGCGCCTTTTGACAGTTCGCAAGACACTTTTGATCCGCTACAGCGCATGGATCGTTACGATGTGAATCAGCAGCGACGCATCAAGACCAACAAATTAGACGCCAAGGTAGATTACTATTACGTGATCAACAATAAGAGCAATGTGAATATCAATGTTGGTGCGACTTTGAGCCGTCAGGATTTCAACTCCGGGATCTTCCAGGAATTTATGTTCACCGGGCCGCCATCGGCTTTTGAGGACGATGAGTTCAATAACGATGTCACCTTTAACTTCAGCGATTACTTTATAGGAGTAAACTACAAGTTCAAAACGGGAATATTTACTTTTACCCCAGGAGCAACCTTACACAATTACCGGGTGAAAAGCGAGCAGTTGGGTAGTGTTTCAGAGAATAATGAATGGCTCGTATTACCGAACTTCAACGCCATAGTGGAGCTTAAAAAGAGCGAGAACATCCGCCTTAATTATTCCATCCAAGCGCAGTACACAGACGTGAACAATTTTGCGGAAGGCTACATTTTTAACAACTACAACCGTTTGTTTAGAGGTAACCGCAATTTGGAGAATGCCTTTGTACACAATTACAACCTCACCTATTTCAGCTTCAATATGTTCAATTACACCAATGTGAGTGCGAACATCAATTATACGCGCCGTATTGAGGCCATTAAGAACAACACTCAGTTGGCAGGAATTACTCAGGTTTCTAATCCTATCAACTTAGACAGCAATTTTGCCGACGAGACCCTCTCTGCCTTTGCCAGATTCACCAAGAACATCAAACGCCTGCGTTTTGCTGTTGGCGGAAACGTGAGTTGGGGGAAATTCAACAATATCATTAACGAGGATATTCGCGAGAGTATCAACTTTACCCAGAGCTATAACGGTAGTTTGAGAACCAGCTTCCGCGAATGGCCAAACATTGAATTGGGGTATCGTTTAACGCTCAACAATTACGACAACGCAGGAGTGGAGTCTACTTTTACGACCCACCAACCTTTCGTGAACTTTGACGCCGTATTCTTGCAGAATTTCACTTTCAATGCCGAGTGGAGTTACTTCAACTATACCGATGCAGCAGGGACCATTGAGAACACCTATTCGTTCTTAGATGCTAACCTGTATTACCGAGAAAAAGACAGCAAGTGGGAATACCAGTTGCAAGCCACCAACCTTTTGGATGTGGACTTTTTAAACAACGACAGCTTTAATGAAAACTTCAACAACACCTCGCAGTTCTTTGTACTGCCTCGTATAGTGATGTTGATAGTCCGTTACGAGCTGTAG
- a CDS encoding GLPGLI family protein, translating to MKKLLPLMLMLLSITMSAQEFSGKAYYQSKTTVDMDWGGREMTEEMKKMIAERMRKYLEKTYVLSFNGQESIYKEEEVLETDANGGSRWMGMMMGSFTPGDQYKNLETGQLVQEQEFYGKQFLIQDEIANLEWEETKESKMIGQYLAIKVTAVKKIDENDWSMARRRGGRDRGENADQEKAKDSTDTANADDDPMSQIEIPKEVIVTAWYTPMIPVKHGPGEYGGLPGLILELNVYRTTILCSKIVMNPEDPIEIKAPSKGKVVTREEYQKIVADKMEEMREMWGRGRGGRRGGFRG from the coding sequence ATGAAAAAACTACTACCCCTAATGTTGATGCTTTTGAGTATCACCATGAGCGCTCAGGAATTTAGCGGAAAGGCCTACTACCAATCAAAAACTACCGTAGATATGGATTGGGGCGGTCGCGAAATGACCGAGGAGATGAAAAAGATGATCGCCGAGCGCATGCGTAAGTACCTAGAGAAGACTTATGTGCTTTCCTTTAACGGGCAAGAATCCATATACAAAGAAGAAGAGGTTTTAGAAACCGATGCAAATGGAGGTAGTCGTTGGATGGGTATGATGATGGGTAGTTTTACGCCGGGAGATCAATACAAGAATTTGGAGACTGGTCAATTGGTGCAAGAGCAAGAGTTCTATGGAAAACAATTCTTGATCCAGGACGAAATTGCCAATTTGGAATGGGAAGAGACCAAGGAGTCTAAAATGATCGGACAATATCTGGCCATCAAAGTCACCGCGGTAAAAAAGATAGACGAGAACGACTGGAGTATGGCTCGCCGAAGAGGCGGGAGAGATCGCGGAGAAAATGCCGACCAAGAAAAGGCAAAGGACTCCACCGATACTGCCAATGCCGATGATGATCCAATGAGTCAGATAGAGATCCCTAAGGAAGTCATAGTAACTGCTTGGTATACTCCTATGATCCCAGTAAAGCACGGACCTGGAGAATACGGCGGTTTGCCGGGGCTAATCTTAGAGCTCAATGTTTATAGAACCACTATTCTCTGTTCTAAAATTGTAATGAATCCAGAAGATCCAATCGAGATCAAGGCACCTTCTAAAGGGAAAGTCGTGACTCGCGAGGAATACCAAAAGATCGTTGCCGATAAAATGGAAGAAATGCGCGAAATGTGGGGCCGTGGACGCGGCGGCAGACGCGGAGGATTCCGAGGTTAA
- a CDS encoding GLPGLI family protein yields the protein MKTLVYLSLALTFFIGSVHAQEFQGIATYKTQRKLDIKLDSTQVPSEMQEQLLAMMKKQFEKEYTLDFNKDASLYKVVESLETPTVGGGGMQIVVAGAGEADVLYKNISENRLANKSDIFGKTFLIKDSLPELEWTLTKETKNIGEYTCFKATRTETRTVQSSFSSNEEEGTEASSETTEEEITITAWYTPQIPLGHGPGRHYGLPGLILEISDGTQSILCSKIVLNPKDGVKVEEPTKGKKVTQEEYNAIMEEKMKEMRDRYQPDNRRGNGNSFEIRIGG from the coding sequence ATGAAGACTCTCGTTTATCTTTCATTGGCATTGACCTTTTTTATTGGAAGCGTGCATGCCCAGGAATTTCAAGGAATAGCCACTTACAAGACCCAGCGCAAGTTGGATATCAAATTAGACAGTACTCAGGTTCCTTCTGAAATGCAAGAGCAATTGCTGGCTATGATGAAGAAACAGTTCGAAAAGGAATACACTTTGGACTTTAATAAAGATGCCTCTTTATACAAGGTGGTAGAATCGCTAGAGACACCAACGGTGGGTGGCGGAGGTATGCAGATCGTTGTAGCCGGAGCCGGAGAGGCCGATGTGCTTTACAAGAACATTTCTGAGAATCGTCTGGCGAACAAAAGCGACATCTTTGGAAAAACCTTTCTGATCAAAGATTCCCTGCCTGAGCTAGAATGGACCCTTACCAAAGAGACCAAGAATATTGGGGAGTACACCTGTTTTAAAGCTACCAGAACCGAAACTCGTACGGTGCAGTCCTCTTTTAGTAGCAATGAAGAAGAAGGTACCGAAGCTAGTAGCGAAACCACAGAAGAGGAAATCACCATTACAGCCTGGTATACTCCGCAGATCCCTCTTGGGCACGGACCCGGTAGACATTACGGATTGCCTGGTTTAATTTTAGAGATCTCTGACGGTACACAAAGTATACTTTGCAGCAAGATCGTTCTCAACCCGAAAGACGGCGTAAAAGTAGAAGAGCCGACTAAAGGCAAAAAAGTGACTCAAGAGGAGTACAACGCTATTATGGAAGAGAAAATGAAAGAAATGCGCGATCGTTATCAGCCAGACAATCGCCGTGGCAATGGTAACAGCTTTGAGATCAGAATTGGCGGTTAG